One Desulfobulbus oligotrophicus DNA segment encodes these proteins:
- a CDS encoding UvrD-helicase domain-containing protein, producing MNLTKGQTAIMQADGHLLVTGGPGSGKTTISILKASQIASQNLLPGQKVLFLSFARATVSRVIEAIEYEQKIPKEQKSFIVVDTYHSFFWRILKTYGYLIGLPRRIKVLTPPNEAIALSVIRSAFPSRKLTDIQKLEKKNAEAAELLRLAKEEGKVCFDLYAPNTYQILQGSKRICHLIASRYPTIILDEFQDTNAAQWSVVQKLGGGCRLLALADPEQRIYDWIGADPARLDHFRETFIPIEVDLKDDNHRSGDTEIAMFGRDVLAGKFRKNAYNGIGIAPFTPSRDPAMTKLITTVYSSRKRLIDQGISGWSLAILVPTKKMTRLVSEAFLQPPAKLTVIPHFAAIEMEAAILGAEVIALLMQPNSGTHHFEEFIDLMCNYFQGKGGDEPTQGALQEADKIRKNYDAWVDAHAKGKTLRKNSILINMHNVYEQACSVALTGDPDKDWVTIRGILEKGTCPRLREISLEVRNLRLLQRGSQLRQELSQDWLSHGVYLNALEVVRRAFVQAHFDLRAKPESGVVVMNMHKAKGKQFDEVIIFEGWPVQHKGQTVSNPDRIVRANSIEQANSQARQNFCVSITRSKRQTTILTPKNDPCVLLPSNDNA from the coding sequence ATGAACCTCACTAAAGGTCAGACTGCTATAATGCAGGCAGATGGACATTTACTTGTCACTGGGGGGCCAGGCTCAGGCAAAACGACGATATCCATTCTAAAAGCCTCGCAGATTGCCAGTCAAAATCTTTTGCCTGGGCAAAAAGTCCTATTTCTTAGTTTCGCTCGCGCAACTGTTTCACGGGTAATAGAAGCTATTGAATATGAGCAAAAAATTCCAAAAGAACAAAAAAGTTTTATTGTTGTAGATACATATCATTCATTTTTTTGGCGTATCTTGAAAACATATGGTTATCTTATAGGGCTACCACGCAGGATAAAAGTTCTTACTCCACCGAATGAGGCAATCGCACTTTCAGTAATTAGATCAGCTTTCCCGTCCAGAAAACTTACCGATATACAAAAGCTAGAGAAAAAAAATGCCGAAGCAGCAGAACTGCTACGCTTAGCAAAAGAAGAAGGAAAAGTTTGCTTCGATCTATACGCACCGAACACGTACCAGATTCTTCAAGGTAGCAAACGAATATGCCATTTAATTGCGAGCAGATATCCAACAATTATTCTTGATGAATTTCAGGATACTAACGCCGCACAGTGGAGTGTGGTGCAAAAACTAGGGGGCGGTTGCAGGTTGCTCGCTTTAGCAGATCCAGAACAACGTATTTACGATTGGATTGGCGCTGATCCCGCTCGCCTTGATCACTTCCGAGAAACCTTTATTCCTATAGAAGTAGACCTTAAAGATGATAACCATCGAAGTGGCGATACGGAAATCGCTATGTTTGGGAGGGATGTCCTCGCCGGGAAGTTCAGAAAAAATGCTTATAATGGTATTGGAATAGCTCCTTTTACTCCCAGCAGAGATCCGGCCATGACAAAGCTGATAACAACTGTCTATAGCTCCCGCAAACGCCTTATTGACCAGGGAATTTCTGGATGGTCCTTGGCGATTCTTGTTCCGACAAAAAAAATGACACGATTAGTTTCTGAGGCTTTTCTGCAACCTCCAGCAAAGTTGACTGTGATCCCTCATTTTGCTGCTATCGAAATGGAAGCTGCTATTCTTGGAGCAGAGGTAATTGCTTTATTGATGCAACCAAATTCTGGGACTCACCACTTTGAAGAATTTATTGATTTAATGTGTAATTATTTTCAAGGTAAGGGTGGCGATGAACCGACACAAGGCGCTCTACAGGAGGCAGACAAAATACGTAAAAACTACGATGCATGGGTGGATGCCCACGCAAAAGGGAAGACGCTGCGCAAAAATAGTATCCTCATCAACATGCACAATGTCTATGAGCAGGCCTGTAGTGTCGCATTGACTGGCGACCCAGACAAGGACTGGGTGACTATCCGGGGCATTCTGGAAAAAGGAACTTGCCCACGTCTAAGGGAAATTTCACTCGAAGTGCGCAATTTGCGCCTGCTGCAGCGCGGTTCGCAGCTTCGCCAGGAGCTTTCTCAGGATTGGCTCAGTCACGGGGTTTACCTTAATGCTTTAGAAGTTGTCAGGCGTGCTTTTGTTCAGGCACATTTTGATTTGAGAGCTAAGCCTGAATCTGGCGTGGTCGTAATGAATATGCACAAAGCAAAGGGGAAACAGTTTGATGAAGTCATAATATTTGAAGGTTGGCCTGTTCAGCATAAAGGGCAAACTGTTAGTAATCCCGACAGGATAGTGCGGGCAAACTCTATAGAACAAGCCAATTCCCAAGCCCGACAAAATTTTTGCGTTAGTATTACCAGGAGTAAGCGGCAAACAACCATATTGACGCCAAAAAATGATCCGTGCGTTTTGCTCCCCAGCAATGATAACGCTTAG
- a CDS encoding ATP-dependent nuclease, with amino-acid sequence MRVVSIKINNFRGVKYSSLLLPHHGVLIGDNNVGKTTVLEALDLVLGPDRLHRQPVIDEHDFFRGQYTLKPQREITADSPAEKTDGNRTEAVSNIETDEQVPQIEIEVIIAALNGEQKNKFGDYIEFWDSKTNQLYDKADPKGVDTPTISEVLRVTFIGSYDKDEDDFDGKTYFTRSLLEDDNPALFNKRHKQLCGFLYLRSLRTGSRALSLERGSLLDIILRLNEVRPQMWEATLNTLANLPVGSDPELGISPILESINAALKKYVPKEWGVEPHLRVSNLTREHLRKTITAFIATGDGDHAAPFYRQGTGTINMLVLAMLSQIAENKQNVIFAMEEPETAIPPYAQKRIVHEVRKLASQAIFTSHSPYVLEEFTIKETVVLSRDSEGLLTQQSIVLPENVKPKRYRQDFRIRFCEGLLARRVLIVEGATEASAFPAACRLLAELEPDTYSSLEALGVCVVDAGGETDIPGVAQLFKKLGKQTFALCDKQGETNKKLIEEHVEQLFMHDEKGFENMVLKGATEESLKAFCKQLCWPQHLTQRFPDPENNVCCALQEYFIWAKGCWGIADFLSQRSLDEIPEWIRNTAIELKNACAPASACHCVDPEPELTPKADGNEPH; translated from the coding sequence GTGCGAGTCGTGTCCATAAAAATAAATAATTTCCGTGGAGTGAAATATTCTTCCTTGTTGCTACCTCACCATGGAGTTCTTATCGGCGATAATAATGTCGGTAAAACAACGGTATTAGAAGCGCTCGATCTCGTTCTTGGACCTGATCGACTTCACCGACAGCCTGTCATAGACGAGCATGATTTTTTTAGAGGCCAATATACACTGAAACCCCAGAGGGAGATTACCGCTGATTCGCCTGCTGAAAAAACTGATGGTAATCGCACAGAGGCAGTATCTAACATAGAGACAGATGAGCAAGTGCCTCAAATTGAGATTGAAGTCATTATTGCTGCCCTTAACGGTGAACAGAAAAATAAGTTTGGCGATTATATCGAATTTTGGGATTCTAAAACGAATCAGTTATATGACAAGGCAGATCCTAAGGGTGTAGACACCCCCACGATTTCAGAAGTGCTTCGCGTTACGTTTATCGGGTCATACGATAAAGACGAAGATGATTTTGATGGAAAAACATACTTTACTCGTAGCCTGCTTGAAGATGATAATCCCGCATTGTTTAACAAAAGACATAAACAACTATGCGGTTTTTTGTACCTTCGCTCTCTTCGCACTGGTTCCCGCGCTCTAAGCTTAGAGCGAGGTAGCTTGCTCGACATCATATTGCGCCTAAATGAGGTCAGGCCACAAATGTGGGAAGCAACGCTAAATACACTTGCGAATTTACCGGTCGGAAGTGACCCTGAATTAGGAATTTCTCCAATACTTGAGAGCATTAACGCTGCATTGAAAAAATATGTTCCTAAAGAATGGGGAGTCGAACCACATCTACGAGTATCAAATCTTACTCGAGAGCATTTACGAAAAACTATTACAGCGTTTATTGCAACTGGTGACGGTGACCATGCAGCTCCATTCTATCGCCAGGGAACGGGAACAATTAATATGCTTGTTTTGGCAATGTTGTCACAGATTGCTGAAAATAAGCAAAACGTCATATTTGCTATGGAGGAGCCCGAGACAGCAATTCCACCTTACGCGCAAAAACGCATAGTCCATGAAGTTCGTAAATTAGCTTCTCAAGCCATTTTTACCTCTCATTCCCCGTATGTGCTGGAAGAGTTTACAATAAAAGAAACGGTTGTTCTTTCCAGAGATAGCGAAGGGCTCCTAACCCAACAAAGCATTGTACTCCCGGAGAATGTGAAGCCTAAGCGTTACAGGCAAGACTTTCGTATCCGTTTTTGCGAAGGATTACTTGCTCGCCGAGTCCTCATCGTGGAGGGAGCGACAGAAGCGTCGGCGTTTCCTGCTGCCTGCCGTCTTCTTGCCGAACTTGAACCAGATACATATTCGTCACTTGAGGCTTTGGGGGTTTGTGTCGTTGATGCCGGTGGCGAAACAGATATCCCTGGTGTAGCGCAACTCTTTAAAAAATTAGGAAAGCAGACCTTCGCTCTTTGCGATAAGCAAGGAGAGACAAATAAGAAACTGATTGAGGAGCATGTTGAACAACTTTTCATGCATGATGAAAAAGGATTTGAGAATATGGTTCTCAAAGGAGCGACAGAGGAGTCTTTAAAAGCATTTTGCAAGCAACTCTGCTGGCCTCAGCATTTAACTCAACGATTCCCCGACCCCGAGAACAATGTGTGCTGTGCTCTACAAGAATATTTTATTTGGGCGAAAGGCTGCTGGGGCATCGCGGATTTCCTCTCTCAAAGGAGCCTAGATGAAATTCCCGAATGGATTCGAAATACGGCTATAGAACTGAAAAACGCTTGTGCCCCGGCTAGTGCTTGCCACTGTGTTGACCCAGAACCGGAGCTTACTCCGAAAGCTGATGGCAATGAACCTCACTAA
- a CDS encoding AbrB/MazE/SpoVT family DNA-binding domain-containing protein: protein MQNVLVGNAKVMAKGQITLPKDIREVLGVKTGDRVTLISQDNQVIIMNSAVYAMKMLQSSMEGEAAKAGLRSDEDVVDLVKKMRSEEQD from the coding sequence ATGCAAAACGTTCTTGTTGGTAACGCCAAGGTGATGGCAAAAGGGCAAATCACGTTGCCCAAAGATATTCGGGAAGTGCTTGGGGTCAAAACAGGCGACAGGGTAACGCTCATTAGCCAGGACAATCAGGTGATCATAATGAATTCCGCCGTTTATGCCATGAAGATGCTGCAATCCTCGATGGAAGGCGAAGCAGCAAAGGCCGGGCTGCGCTCGGACGAAGATGTTGTTGATCTGGTCAAAAAAATGCGTTCTGAAGAACAGGACTGA
- a CDS encoding IS5 family transposase, translated as MQPKKQISSPQLDMFRNRLESILNHRHELYRLSGLIDWGVFESEFGKLYSEEGRPGLPIRLLVGLTYLSHAFNTSDEETVRRWVENPYHQYFCGEEYFCHELPIDPSSLSRWRKRIGEQGSELILQLTIKAGLTSGAVAPTSLERVIVDTTVQEKAVAFPTDSRLYNRSRERLVKLAAVWGIRLRQSYSRLGRQALLKAGRYFHARQTRRARREVKRLKTYLGRVYRDIVRKIEGQQALGPVLLPELALAERLLTQQKQDKNKLYSLHAPEVECIAKGKAHKKYEFGVKVSVATTNRDNFVVGMLAEPGNPYDGHTLGRAIEQVQRITGCTVQRSFVDRGYRGHKIKEPQVLISGRRRGMTPQMKKELKRRSAVEPVIGHMKADGKLGRNYLLGELGDKINALLCGAGHNIRLILKKLRERLFLLFTGLLLVLWCRFDGQKKGAGAIAPAI; from the coding sequence ATGCAGCCGAAGAAGCAGATTTCCAGCCCCCAGTTGGACATGTTCCGCAACCGTTTGGAGAGCATTCTCAATCATCGTCATGAGTTGTACCGGCTGAGTGGGCTGATCGACTGGGGAGTGTTTGAAAGCGAGTTTGGCAAGCTGTACTCTGAGGAAGGCCGGCCGGGGCTCCCGATTCGTTTGCTCGTAGGCCTGACCTATCTGAGCCATGCGTTCAACACGTCAGACGAAGAGACGGTACGGCGGTGGGTGGAGAACCCGTACCATCAATATTTCTGCGGGGAAGAGTACTTTTGTCATGAACTGCCGATCGATCCGTCTTCGTTGAGTCGCTGGCGAAAGAGGATAGGTGAGCAGGGATCGGAATTGATCCTGCAGCTCACGATAAAGGCGGGGTTGACAAGCGGAGCGGTTGCGCCGACCAGTTTGGAGCGAGTGATTGTTGATACGACTGTTCAGGAAAAGGCGGTGGCGTTTCCGACCGATTCACGATTGTACAACCGCAGTCGGGAACGACTGGTCAAGTTGGCTGCGGTTTGGGGCATTCGTCTTCGGCAGAGTTACTCCCGTCTTGGACGTCAGGCCTTGTTAAAGGCCGGCCGGTATTTTCACGCCCGCCAAACCCGAAGAGCCCGTCGGGAGGTAAAACGGCTGAAGACCTATCTGGGCAGGGTGTATCGGGACATTGTGCGCAAGATCGAAGGGCAGCAGGCGCTTGGCCCAGTGCTTCTTCCCGAGCTTGCCCTGGCTGAGCGGTTGTTGACGCAGCAGAAACAGGACAAGAACAAGCTCTACAGCCTGCATGCACCGGAAGTCGAATGCATTGCCAAGGGCAAGGCACACAAGAAGTACGAGTTCGGGGTCAAGGTGAGCGTGGCCACCACCAATCGAGACAACTTCGTGGTGGGCATGTTGGCTGAACCTGGCAATCCCTATGATGGCCACACCCTGGGCAGGGCCATTGAGCAGGTGCAGCGGATCACCGGCTGCACCGTTCAACGCAGTTTTGTCGACCGGGGCTACCGTGGTCACAAGATCAAAGAACCCCAGGTGTTGATCTCCGGTCGCAGGCGGGGAATGACACCGCAGATGAAGAAGGAACTCAAGAGACGCAGCGCCGTTGAGCCGGTGATCGGCCATATGAAGGCGGATGGCAAGCTTGGACGCAATTACCTGCTGGGTGAGTTGGGCGATAAAATCAATGCCCTGCTCTGTGGAGCAGGGCACAATATCCGTCTTATCCTCAAGAAGTTGAGGGAAAGGTTGTTTCTTCTTTTTACCGGATTGCTTTTGGTCCTCTGGTGCCGCTTCGATGGGCAAAAAAAGGGTGCCGGAGCGATCGCCCCGGCAATATGA
- a CDS encoding PIN domain-containing protein: MRCLIDTNILISAALFPDSVPARAFMKAVSPPHDAVVCDYSLDEMRRVYNRKFPHKISDFERFLSLLTLSVEIVSTPEETGEGVRDKQKIRDLNDRPIYLAALAAGVDGILTGDKDFLDSGITHPRMITSAEFMRVD; encoded by the coding sequence ATGCGCTGCCTCATTGATACGAACATCCTGATTTCCGCCGCTCTGTTTCCGGACAGCGTACCGGCACGGGCGTTCATGAAAGCGGTAAGCCCGCCGCATGATGCTGTAGTGTGCGACTACTCATTGGATGAAATGCGCCGTGTGTACAACCGAAAATTCCCCCACAAGATATCGGACTTTGAACGGTTTCTTTCTCTGCTGACACTCTCGGTTGAGATTGTGTCTACGCCGGAAGAGACAGGGGAAGGTGTGAGGGATAAACAAAAAATCCGCGATCTGAATGACCGCCCGATCTATCTTGCTGCGCTGGCCGCAGGAGTTGATGGAATACTCACTGGAGATAAAGATTTCCTAGACTCCGGCATAACCCATCCAAGGATGATCACGTCGGCAGAGTTTATGCGGGTGGACTAG